From the genome of Candidatus Bathyarchaeota archaeon:
TCGAGTGTTTAGCGGTCGAGTGGGGAACCTGGGTCTCCTCTATGAATGCCCTAAACTCGTCTTCGCTTATATCTAAGCCCTTATTCGACTTGACCCGCCCCTCGTTTATCGCATACTCCTCCGGGTTCGATAAGGCGACCCTTTCACAGTCCACTTCGAACCTCGGAAACTTATCGGCCGAAAAGAGGGGTACAGACTCGACAGCCGTCTTCTTAGCCTCCTTAAGACTCTGCGCCAGTTCCATAAGCTTATCCTTAGGAGGCGTATAGGTGAAGCCCCCGACCACTATGGTTACAGGGTGAACCCCCCTACCACCGATCAGCTCGACGAGCTTGTCGCCCACCGCTTTAAGCCTTAAGGCCTTGACTAGAAGCTTCGGGTCTGCCGTGAAAACGTCAGGCAACCCTAACACATCTGGAAGAGCGAGTAGATACAGGTGTAGACAATGGCTGCTTATGATTCCCCCGATCGCGATAAGCCTTCTTAAAAGCCTTATACGGTCGTTGACCTCTACGCCTAAGACCTTCTCCACGGCTCTAACCGAGCTTAGCTGATGGGTCACGTAGCATATGCCGCATATCCTAGACGTGAGCTCGACCACCTCCTCGAAGCTTCTACCTATGAGAAGCGCCTCGAAAAACCTAGGCTCCTCGTAGATCTTCAGCTTTAGATCCTTAACCTCCTCACCGTCTATGGTTAAATCGAGCTCAGCCTTACCCTCAACCCTTGTCAGATAACCTATCTTAACGGTCTTCAAAGCTTAGCCACCTCCCGATAAGGCTTGGACATACCTGCGTACTTCCTGAACTTTCTGACTATCTCGTCGTCACTCAACCCTATCTCCCTAAGCCTCTCCACCATAGATGCGACGTTGGGGTCGCTCATGGGGCCGTAGCACCCCTCACAGACCCTTCCGACGTTAGGGCATATAGCTCCGCAGCCCGCGGCCGTGACAGGGCCCATACAAGGCTGCTTATAGGTCGTTAAGAGACATTCGTTCTCGTAGAGCTTACACTCCACACAGACCGAATGCTGCCTAAGCCTAGGCTTAACGCCTAAGATGACCGCTTTAAAGACCTGTAAAATATTCTCTAGCCGCGGCGGGCAGCCCTTGAGATAATAGTCTACCTTCACGTACTCGTCTATCCCATAAACCCTCGTGGACCTTATGTAGCCGGGCTTAGGGTAGACTATGGTTTCAGCCTCACGCTGGCTCATCCAGTTTCTTATCGAAGGGACGCCGCCGGTTACCGCGCAGTCGCCGAGCGCCACGAGAACCCGAGATTTCTCCCTTATGGCCTTAACCTCTTCGATACACTCGGGAGTAGATATCGCTCCCTCTACCAGCGCCAGGTCATAGGGTCCATCCTCCAATTTAGAGCTCGCCATAGCCCAATACTTGAACTCCACGAGGTTAAGCAGCTCCGGTAACTGCTCGTTCATCCGTATGAGCTCTACCTGACAACCCGAGCAACTCGTAAACTTGAAAACACCCACCTTGAGCTTCAAAACACCACCTCCCTAAAGGATCTTATCTGGCTCCAGCTTCAGCTCCTCGTAGGTGAATATCGGTCCGTCCTTACAGACGTATTTACCGCCGATCTGGCAGTGGCCGCATTTACCGACCCCACACTTCATCCTCCTCTCCATCGAAAGGTATATCTGACTCTCCTTGAAACCCATGGACAACAGCCCTTTAACGGCGAAGTGCATCATGATCTCCGGCCCACATATGCAGACCAGGCTGTTCGCAGGGTCCACCGTGACGTGTTCGAAAAGCCTAGTCACGACACCTACGTTGTGCTTCCACTCGACCCCCGGCGGAACCCTATCCACCGTTAACAGTAGACATCCCTGAGGGACAGAGGCCCAAACATCATGCTCATACTTGAACATGAGGTCCTGCGGAGTCCTAGCACCGTAGAGTATCTCGACCCTACCGTACCGGTCTCTATGCCTTAAGACATCCAGAATCAGAGGTCTCAGAGCGCCTTGCCCACAACCGCCGCCCACTATCAGGAGGTCTTTACCCACAGCCTTATCGACCGGCCACCCGTTTCCGAACGGCCCCCTGACACCGACCTTATCGCCGGGTTTAAGCCGGAAGAGGCTTCCTGTAACGTTTCCGACCTTTCTGACGGATATCTCTATGAATTTTTCAGCGTCATCTGGGTGGGACGATATGCTTATGGCGGATTCACCTACCCCTAAGACCGATACCATCACGAACTGGCCGGGTACGAAGCTGAAGCCGCCGTCCGTTATCCTAAGCCGGAACGTTTTGATATCTGGGGTCTCGTCCACTATAGACTCTATGACCGCTATTCTAGGTACATACGGGTTCACCTTAACCACCTCCTCTAAGCCTACTAGCCACCTCCGTCAGGTCTATGTTAGCTGGACAATAGACTATGCATCTTCCACAGCCAACACAGCTCGAATACAGACCTCCGCCAGCTACACCAAACTTGCAGAGCATCCAGTGTCTAAGCCTCTGGAACCGGTTTCTCCGGAAGTTTCCACCTAAGGCCACCTCGGCATACTCTAAAAGCTGGCAGGAATCCAGCTCTCTCACCCTCACCCCGCTTCTAAGGTTTAGTTCGAGGACGTCGTAGACGTCGAAGCAGTAGCACGTCGGACATACCAGGCTACAGTTACCGCAGGATAGACATCTCTCAGCCGTCTCCTTCCAAACCTCATGCTCTAACATGCTTTTAGCAAGCTCTGCTAAACCTTCAGGGGGCATCTGTTTCGTGAAACTCTTCTTAAGCTCCTCTATCAGCTTCTGCTTAGCTTCCAGATACTCATCTCCGACCTCTTGAAAGCCTAGGCTTTTGAGGAGCTCTAGGCCCTTAGCGCTTCCGGGCTCGAGGAGATATCCGTTTCCGACATCGGTTATCAGTATGTCGAAACCGGTCGAGACCTCCGGACCTGTTCCACGAGATAAGCAGAAACAGTTCTCGTCAACCCTTGTACAGGTTAAACCGATTATGAGAGCGTTTCTCCTCCTCGCGAGATAGTATGGGTCCTCCGGGGTCTGGCTGAAGAACTCGTCTTGCCTCTCGATCGCCTTAAGGTCGCATGGGTGGACTCCGAATAAAGCCACCGTCGGAGGCATAGGCTTCTCTGAAACCTCGAACCCGTCGCCGAGTTTGAACTCGAAAAGCTTCTCCCTGGGAGGATGCAGAAGCTTCTTCGGCGGAAGAACTGTTCTTACATAGTTCAGGTCGACCTGCTTCACCGAGTCTATCTCTAGAAAGAACCAGCTTCTCCCTCGCTTCACAGGACCGTAGACTACGTAGCCGTCGCTTCGAAGCTTCTTTATCAGTCTATCGAGACCTTTGAGGTCTGTCTTGAACAGTTGAGATGCTTTGCCCATGGGGTATCACTAACAGAACTTCAGACTTTAGAATTACCTCATTATATATCTTTTATATATCTTTCTTAAACTAGGAAGGTAAAGTTTATCCGCATCTTCATCCTAAGAAGAAGATCGTAGGTGTTTGACGTTGGCTAGGAGGAGACGTAGGAGAGAAGCCCCTATGCCCGCTACAACCGCGGGTCTATTAAGGTTCTTCGAGGAAGAGGGTTATGGATTAAAACTTAGACCGGAGATAGTCGTGATACTCGCCGCGGCCCTTATGCTATCCGTGATAATAGCGCATATAGGCTTCAGGATAATCTAGAGGAAGAGGAGCAGTAGACAAACCGCCAGGGCCGGTGCCAAAAAACCTAGAGCGAGCTTTTTCGCCCTCTTAGCTGAGATGTCTAAGACCTTTAAGAGCTTGTCTAACCCATCGCCTAATAGCTTTAAACCGTTCAACTCGACCTTTACATGACATGCAGACGCAGGCTTCAAGTCGGCATACGCCTCCTTTAGAGCTTCAGAGATAGTCTTCAGAAGCGCTTCCTGGTCTATGGCTTCACCTACGGGATTGTAGCCCCTACCGGTCGCCGTGGCGTTCACGACGTGGGTATCGGTCGTTAGAACCTCGCAGTCTCTGACGCCTAAAGACTTTAAGTGTCGAATAAGCTTCTCTCTGAGCCCTGAAACCATGTTGTTTCCATCTATAGTCACATACGCATATAGACAATCTCCGAACATAAACAGGTGGACGACTATTCCTCCGGGGCCTAAACCTTCTTTAACACCATATCCCTCGATGACCTTCTTGGAGAAACCTAGTTTAAAACGCTGAAGCCTAGCTTTAGACGCCTCCCTTAAGGATTTTTCCCCGGCTTCTACGAGTAGCGATATGTCCTCGTCGTCTATTGACGTCTTCTCCCATACTATGCTGTTGTGAGCGTCCACCACTATGACAGATTTGAAGCCTAGCTTCTCACCATATGCCTCGAGCAAATCCCCGACTTCGACCGGGATATCCTCCATGGACTTAGGGGAAAGCGTCAAGGCGACCAAAGCCGTATCGCCGAACACCTGACATAAGGCGGTGGCGTAGCCTGAAGAACACCTGACAGGTCTGGAGGCCTCGTGGACATGAAACTCAAGGTTTAGGGAGTTTAAAGCGGTCAGAACCTTCGAGACCTCTTTCTTAGAAACGAGGTTCTCCCTATGAGTCGAGGGGCCGTGCGGAACCGCTACAGCCCTTAACCCTCTACGCTCTAGTAGAGCTTGGATCCTCCACGGCAGTGAGCTGCCTCCCACGTCTTTGAAAGGACCTGGATGAATTCTCGGAACCACTATAGCGGTTCCACCGTTGTCTGTTTTGAACGCTAAAATGTCTAAGCGGCCGCGGCCTTCAACACTTATATTCTCCATAACCTGTTCCATGGGCTCGTTTAAGTTCTCCATCCAGCTAGATAGGAAAGCCCTGAACAGGCTTAAGCCGTCTAGACCTAGGATGGACTTAGCCTCCCTACCGACTAGGTGGAGATATACATAGGAGATAAGCACCGCGGAGCCCATAGATAAGAAGACCGTCGGGTGAAAGGGTATACCGTAGACGTATACGATAGTCAACAGGCAGAGTAGCGGCTGGACGACCGAGAAGGCTTGGAAAACCCCCTCGAAGAGTAGGCTTCTGAAAACGAGAACCCTCAAACCCGTGGATAGGGGGAACCCCGCCATCCAGACTCTTTCATACGGGACGCCAAGTAGCACCAGAGGTGTGAGCATTAAACCGGCTAGTAGAATTGTGATATTTGATGCTAGGCTTAAACCTAAGAGCCGCCTAAACCTCAGCAAGGGCTCTCTTCTACATGCAAGGTGGACGATGACATCTGATACAAGGGATACGGCCGTGAACGTGATAAGCCCCTTTAAAACAGAGTCTAAGCTGAAGTCTAGGTATAGACCCAATAGAACCCCGAGGATCAGATGTCCGAGTAGAATCGTCTGGAGGCTTGGAAGCTTGAAAAGTCGCCGGTAGTAGCGTATGACATCTATCTCCATGTCAGGACACTAGAATCAGATACGTCTGGGTATAAAAATCTACACTCGATAACATGGTCTGAACCCTTCCTCGGTTTCGAGAGGAAGCCGGTTTAGACCAGCGAGGAATGGATGTTAGTCGAAGTCCTGATAGCAAGTTCCTCAAAAAGTCGTCTGTTTGAGGTTGGTAAAGGTCTTGTTTCAGTCTAAAAAACCTAATAGGCCGGGATCGGTTAGTGTTTTAACGGCTCTTGGGTAGAGTTGACGAGATCATAGGCCGGATAGCGAGGTCTAGACCTGGTCTGACCTTAGAGAAGGTTAGGGAGATGGTGGAGGATAAGAAGAGACGGTATCATGGTCTGCTGACAGACGAGGGGGCTGCGCACTTGGTTGCTCAGGACCTTGGAGTCGACCTAGGCTATAGTGGCGGCGATAGAGTTGTGAGCCTCTCATCCCTGGTGCCAGGTTTGAGAGACGTATCGGTGGAGGCCTCTATAGTATACATCGGTCAGCCTAGAGAATTCAAGCGGAGGAGCGGCACGGGTAAGGTTCTGAGGCTCATACTCGACGACGGTAGTAGGCAGATGTCTTGCGTACTATGGGACGATAGGGTCGATGAGTTTTTGGCTTTAAACCCCCAGGTAGGATGGAGGGTGAAGGTTCTCCATGGCTACACTAGGGCGGGAGCCGGAGGGGTTGAGCTTCACGTGGGGGCTAGAGGCTTCATAAAGGTGGTAGAGACTGAAGGCGGAAGAGCCGCGCCTACTAAGAAGATATCCGAGTTGACTGTTCATGACAGAGTCTTCATAGTCGAAGCCGCTGTCTTGTCAAAGGGGGCTTTAAAGAGCTTCAGCACCCGCGCCGGTGAGGGTAAGGTTTTGAGAATTAAGGTTCGAGACGATACGGGTATATTAACCCTGGTTCTTTGGAACGAGGCGGCTGAGAAGATGGCTGAGGTTGAGGAGGACTCTATGGTGAAGATACTTGGAGGTAAGGTTAGGGTTAGACCTCTAGGAGACCTGGAGGTTCACATAAACGAGCCCGATATGGTCGAGCTTCTACCGTCTAAAGTGGAGTTAAGGAATATGGTGTTTAAAGTCGAGGAGCTTAAGCCTGACATGAAGGGGTTAATCCTGCTTCTAAGGGTGTATTCTAAGCCGTTTACGAGAAGTTTTAAGACACCTCATGGAGGAGAGGGGAAAGTCTCATCTGTCCTCGTGGGTGACGAGACGGGTTTGATCGTGTTAAACATGTGGGGAGAAGCGTCTTTACAGGGTGAGAGGCTTAAAAACGGCGACGTCATCCTACTCAAGAACGCCTATACACGCTTGGGTTTAAGGGGGTTGGAGCTTCACATAGGCTCGGAGGGGATTATAGAGGTGAACCCTGAAGTTTCTCCCCCCGAGTTGTTGAACCTCAAACGTAACGTCGAGGAGCTGAAGGAAGGAGACACCTATGTAACGGTCGAGGGGATCGTTCTGACAAACCCTGAGACCCGGATCGTGAATATACCTTCAGGGGAGGTCAAGGTTTCATCCTTCATACTGGGCGACGAGACAGGGTCCATAAGGGTCTCGGCTTGGAGAAACCTAGCCGAAGAGGTTGAGAAAATAGAGGCCGGAGCCGTCGTGAGGATAACCCATCTATATGTTAAACAGGGTTTAACAGGAAGCCTAGAGGCGTCGACCACGAGGTTTTCCGAGCTCACGGTTCTAGAGACGGCTGAATAGAGAAGACTATTTCTGACCTAGCTTAAACAACCTAACCTTTAACAGTTTTTTCTCTTTATCTAATACCTCCCACTCGGCCATCAGCTCACCGGATAAGTCTAAGTCGAGTTGTTTTATGATAGAGCTCGGTATAACGGTTCTACAGCTCATCCCCCCGCCCAACGGTCTAACCCTCGTGACGTTTCTAGTGGACATCTTCCTTATAGCCCTGGGTTTGATCCCTGCCCTCCCTAGCGCATAATAGATGAGATATATGGGAAGACCGGTTTTCTTATACAGTGTTCTTATACTTACACCTCGTTTATATTCTTCGACTATCTGTTCGATAAGTTCATCTGTTAACCTTTGAGCCAATTCAACGTTTTCTAACGTTTTACAATTTATAAACTTTTTCGACTATAGGTCTAATGTTTATCACGATATCTGGGTTAAACCTTGGATGAAAGAACCTTTAAAGCCCAGCGTTTAAGTTAGGAGTGGGAGCTACGGGAGTTATGAGAGGCCGGTTAGAATCCGGTATATCTGAGCTAGATAGTATGCTTGGTGGAGGGTTGATCGACAGAAGCCTATACGCGTTGGTATTAGACAGTGTAATAGAGGGGAGAACGCTATGCAGGGAGATCCTGTACAACCACGTGCTGAGGGGAGGTAAGGTCGCATACTATATTCTCGAGTCCTCTCCGGAAGACATTGTCGAAAGCTTGAGCTTCTACGGATGGAGGATAGATGAACACATCGATAGGGGCTTATGGAGGTTTATAAGCATCGAGTATTCGACCCTTAGAGACGTCCATGTAGATTTTCCGCAGCCACGTTGTGAAAGCCTCGTCGTCGACGGTCTAGACGCTTTAGCCAAGGACGCCATATCGAGTATCAGGGGTGGGGCGTGGTGCTTCGTAGAGTTCTCGTTTCTAGCAAACCGGTACGAGCTTGACGAGCTTGTAAAATTCCTCCTATATGTCAAGAGGGGGGTTAGAACTTACGGAGGTATATACTTCATAGAGCTAGCTGGCAAGCTTGTGGACTCTAGAAGACTCAACCTGATGAAGCACCTTGCGGATTGTGTGTTCGAGATCCAAGGCGAGGAGACAGAGCTCGAGCCTAGAGGAGTTCTCCTAGTCAGGAAGTTTGGTGAAAAGCCTGAAGGTATTAAAGTTATACCTTTCACGATCAGGGATACGGGTGTGGTGGTTCACACTTTGCAGAGGGTAGCCTGAGTTTTCTCAAGTTACTGGATTAAATACAAGGTTAATCCAAGGAATATTTGCAAAATGTCTATAAAATCCTTAAATAAAGTCTTAAAGAAAGACTTAGTAAGTTGCTTTTTTAGAGGGGGCGGGTTCTATCATGGAGAAACGTACTGAGGGCTCTGCTTTCAAATCATCGGTAGTAGACGTGCTTAGCTACGTTGCCGATATGGGTATTCTTAAACCGAAGTTTAACCCAGAGTATGGTTACTATTATGAGATCCCTGGTTCTAGCCTCGATGGGGAGACCCTGATGGAGCTCCTAGATGAGCTTGCGTCTGAGGGTTATCTGGATAGGAGGCTCTATTTTAAACCTGTTAGATGCCCATCTTGCAAGAGTTACGATATATCGGTTTTTTACGTGTGCCCGCATTGCGGCTCGCGGGACTTTGAGAAACAGGTTTTGGTCGAACACATACCATGCGGTTATATAGGTACCATAGAGGGATTCCGAAGAAACGGGGGTACTAGATGCCCTAGATGTAGAATCGAAGTCAAGCCGGAGACCCTTAGAAAAGTGGGGGTATGGTTTAGATGCATGAATTGCGGTAGAGCGTCTCCGAATCTAACCCCCATGCACCTATGTAAGAAATGTGGGTTAGAGTTCACGTTAAACGATGCGGATTTCGACGTGATCTACACGTATAGAATTACTAGACTCGGCGAGAGGAGGCTTATCGACGAGAAGGCTATCCATAGACCTTTGGCAGACGTCTTTAAGGAACATGGATATGTACCGGAGGCTAAGCCACGGATCAGAGGAGTTTCAGGGGTTGCCCATACCATATCGATGCTATTTAAGGATGGTTCCGGTTCTAAGGTCGGTGTCGTGTTCATACCGGCCGATAAGAAGATAGGGGTGGAGAACGTCGTGAAGTTCGTAAGTGAGATCACAGACTTGGAGATCCCGTTGATATTTGTGACCCCTAGGGAACTCGACGATAGGGTAAAGAAGCTGGCGAACTACTACAACGTGAAGATAATATCCTCCAGTAACCTGGAGGAGCTTAAAAACGAGATAAGGGAGCTTCTATCTAAAGACGCTTTGAGACGTGTAGGGTCTGCAACCTGATCTTAATCCTCTTCAACATCTCCTCGACCGTTAAAGTTTCCTGAACCCCTTTAGCCATGTCTTTTAGAGAGACTAGGCCTGACTCAGCTTCTTTGGGGCCTATTATCACCGTGTAGAGGAAACCCCTTGAGCTCGCTATCGAAAGGGTCTTCGAAAGCTTTCTACCCATAACCTCCATCTCGACCGGTATCCCCTCAGCCCTCAGCCTAGCGGAGACCTTGAACCCGTAGGCCAACACCTTCTCGTTCAGGATGTACAGGTAAACCCGATGGTTTGAAGGGGGGTCGGGCATGATGTTTTTAAGCTTCATAGCCAAGACTAATCGGTCTATGCCCGGTGCGCATCCCACGGCCGGTGTGGGTTCTCCGCCGTAGAGCTCGACAAGCTTATCATACCTGCCACCGCCTATCAACGCGATATCTAGACCGTCTACGAAAACCTCGAATATGAGGCCGGTGTAGTATTCTAAACCCCTAGCGAACCCGAAGTCTAGCAGATACTGAGGCTCTGGATAGACCTTCTTAACCGTTTCAAGTATGAGCTTGAGGTTTTTCAGGGCCTCTAATGCGTTCTCACATCCCTCTAATATCCGCTCTGCCTCGCTCATCAACTCTTCGTGGTCGACGCCTCTGAGCTGGAAAAG
Proteins encoded in this window:
- a CDS encoding oxidoreductase, with product MKLKVGVFKFTSCSGCQVELIRMNEQLPELLNLVEFKYWAMASSKLEDGPYDLALVEGAISTPECIEEVKAIREKSRVLVALGDCAVTGGVPSIRNWMSQREAETIVYPKPGYIRSTRVYGIDEYVKVDYYLKGCPPRLENILQVFKAVILGVKPRLRQHSVCVECKLYENECLLTTYKQPCMGPVTAAGCGAICPNVGRVCEGCYGPMSDPNVASMVERLREIGLSDDEIVRKFRKYAGMSKPYREVAKL
- a CDS encoding DUF2070 family protein, with amino-acid sequence MEIDVIRYYRRLFKLPSLQTILLGHLILGVLLGLYLDFSLDSVLKGLITFTAVSLVSDVIVHLACRREPLLRFRRLLGLSLASNITILLAGLMLTPLVLLGVPYERVWMAGFPLSTGLRVLVFRSLLFEGVFQAFSVVQPLLCLLTIVYVYGIPFHPTVFLSMGSAVLISYVYLHLVGREAKSILGLDGLSLFRAFLSSWMENLNEPMEQVMENISVEGRGRLDILAFKTDNGGTAIVVPRIHPGPFKDVGGSSLPWRIQALLERRGLRAVAVPHGPSTHRENLVSKKEVSKVLTALNSLNLEFHVHEASRPVRCSSGYATALCQVFGDTALVALTLSPKSMEDIPVEVGDLLEAYGEKLGFKSVIVVDAHNSIVWEKTSIDDEDISLLVEAGEKSLREASKARLQRFKLGFSKKVIEGYGVKEGLGPGGIVVHLFMFGDCLYAYVTIDGNNMVSGLREKLIRHLKSLGVRDCEVLTTDTHVVNATATGRGYNPVGEAIDQEALLKTISEALKEAYADLKPASACHVKVELNGLKLLGDGLDKLLKVLDISAKRAKKLALGFLAPALAVCLLLLFL
- a CDS encoding 4Fe-4S dicluster domain-containing protein; the encoded protein is MGKASQLFKTDLKGLDRLIKKLRSDGYVVYGPVKRGRSWFFLEIDSVKQVDLNYVRTVLPPKKLLHPPREKLFEFKLGDGFEVSEKPMPPTVALFGVHPCDLKAIERQDEFFSQTPEDPYYLARRRNALIIGLTCTRVDENCFCLSRGTGPEVSTGFDILITDVGNGYLLEPGSAKGLELLKSLGFQEVGDEYLEAKQKLIEELKKSFTKQMPPEGLAELAKSMLEHEVWKETAERCLSCGNCSLVCPTCYCFDVYDVLELNLRSGVRVRELDSCQLLEYAEVALGGNFRRNRFQRLRHWMLCKFGVAGGGLYSSCVGCGRCIVYCPANIDLTEVASRLRGGG
- a CDS encoding Ni/Fe hydrogenase subunit alpha gives rise to the protein MKTVKIGYLTRVEGKAELDLTIDGEEVKDLKLKIYEEPRFFEALLIGRSFEEVVELTSRICGICYVTHQLSSVRAVEKVLGVEVNDRIRLLRRLIAIGGIISSHCLHLYLLALPDVLGLPDVFTADPKLLVKALRLKAVGDKLVELIGGRGVHPVTIVVGGFTYTPPKDKLMELAQSLKEAKKTAVESVPLFSADKFPRFEVDCERVALSNPEEYAINEGRVKSNKGLDISEDEFRAFIEETQVPHSTAKHSKVKGRGSYMVGPLSRVNLNFSQLSDDAREAAEASGFKFPSSNPFAANMARLLEVISLIDEALELIDAYREGPVRAPFQVKGGSAGAITEAPRGMNYHWYSIGDDGLIKAADISPPTCQNARRVEDDLREYVPTIAHLSEKEIASRCAMLIRAYDPCISCAVHSIEVKVKKL
- a CDS encoding preprotein translocase subunit Sec61beta, whose translation is MPATTAGLLRFFEEEGYGLKLRPEIVVILAAALMLSVIIAHIGFRII
- a CDS encoding FAD/NAD(P)-binding protein, giving the protein MNPYVPRIAVIESIVDETPDIKTFRLRITDGGFSFVPGQFVMVSVLGVGESAISISSHPDDAEKFIEISVRKVGNVTGSLFRLKPGDKVGVRGPFGNGWPVDKAVGKDLLIVGGGCGQGALRPLILDVLRHRDRYGRVEILYGARTPQDLMFKYEHDVWASVPQGCLLLTVDRVPPGVEWKHNVGVVTRLFEHVTVDPANSLVCICGPEIMMHFAVKGLLSMGFKESQIYLSMERRMKCGVGKCGHCQIGGKYVCKDGPIFTYEELKLEPDKIL
- a CDS encoding histidine--tRNA ligase, encoding MLPKHVFQPPRGMRDYLPRDLYERRVVENTIRELFKLYGYEEVETPTVEHYELLAAKVGEETRRTMYVFKDLAGRTLALRPEGTAPIARLVASKLKTAPKPLRLGYVWDFYRYDEPQRGRYRRFYQGGFELLGSSRPEADIEILSVSIELMRRLGFESFQVKLNNVNILRSLMSEKGVDEATQNRILGLADKKRYAEAIEELKKHGVGEDLISKLSRLFQLRGVDHEELMSEAERILEGCENALEALKNLKLILETVKKVYPEPQYLLDFGFARGLEYYTGLIFEVFVDGLDIALIGGGRYDKLVELYGGEPTPAVGCAPGIDRLVLAMKLKNIMPDPPSNHRVYLYILNEKVLAYGFKVSARLRAEGIPVEMEVMGRKLSKTLSIASSRGFLYTVIIGPKEAESGLVSLKDMAKGVQETLTVEEMLKRIKIRLQTLHVSKRL